A window of the Yersinia rochesterensis genome harbors these coding sequences:
- the mntP gene encoding manganese efflux pump MntP: MNLSATLVLAFAMSMDAFAASIGKGASLHKPRFREALRTGLIFGVIEAITPLIGWCIGLYASQYILEWDHWIAFSLLFILGCRMIFEGAKQQVEETEKMRSHSFWVLVMTAIATSLDAMAIGVGLAFLQVNIIHTAMAIGLATMIMATLGMLIGRYIGPLLGKRAEIIGGIVLIGIGFNILYEHMYRVAA; the protein is encoded by the coding sequence ATGAATTTATCTGCAACATTAGTGCTTGCTTTTGCTATGTCTATGGATGCCTTTGCTGCATCTATTGGTAAAGGCGCCAGTCTACATAAACCCCGTTTTCGAGAAGCGCTGCGCACCGGTCTTATCTTTGGTGTGATAGAAGCAATTACCCCGCTAATTGGTTGGTGCATTGGCCTATACGCCAGTCAATATATTCTGGAGTGGGATCACTGGATTGCCTTTAGTCTGCTGTTCATTCTGGGCTGTCGGATGATTTTTGAAGGTGCGAAGCAGCAAGTCGAAGAAACCGAAAAAATGCGCAGTCACAGTTTTTGGGTTTTGGTCATGACCGCTATCGCCACCAGCCTTGATGCCATGGCCATTGGTGTTGGTCTGGCATTCTTGCAAGTCAATATTATTCATACCGCCATGGCTATTGGGTTAGCCACCATGATTATGGCCACGCTCGGGATGCTGATTGGCCGTTATATTGGCCCGCTGTTAGGTAAACGTGCAGAAATAATCGGCGGTATCGTGCTAATAGGTATCGGCTTTAATATTCTTTACGAGCATATGTATCGCGTCGCGGCATAA
- a CDS encoding ST-I family heat-stable enterotoxin: MKKIVFVLVLMLSSFGTFGQETASRQFGDAFSTPIAAEVNKKACDTELPPSDWCCEVCCNPACAGC, from the coding sequence ATGAAAAAGATAGTTTTTGTTCTTGTGTTAATGCTGTCTTCATTTGGAACATTCGGCCAAGAGACAGCTTCGAGGCAGTTTGGTGATGCATTCTCGACACCTATCGCCGCTGAGGTAAACAAAAAAGCGTGCGATACTGAATTGCCGCCCTCTGATTGGTGCTGTGAGGTATGCTGCAATCCCGCGTGTGCTGGTTGCTAG
- a CDS encoding TonB-dependent receptor — protein MDKITSTCGHQNRLAPRLLFVMIGVALGTLSASSWAATATNTAAENVKKTSTITDTANTDESKKNDTITVVGTQDTFRAGGNDLIPTYLDGQVANGGRIGFLGQQDARNVPFNVISYTSKMIEDQQANTIADVVRNDASVQNVRGFGNPSQNYRIRGYNLDGDDISFGGLFGVLPRQIVSTSMVERVEVFKGANAFINGISPSGSGVGGMINLEPKRAGDTPLTRVTVDYGSASQVGGALDVGRRYGDEDQFGARVNVLHREGETAIKDEKNRLTALSTGLDYRGDRARTSLDIGYQKQTIHHMRTSVGIGSATEIPEPPSSTLNYGQSWVYTDLETTFGMLRSEYDVSQDWTVYGSIGASRNEETGQYGSPTLTSANNGDATIFRMYVPYVADSIAGLGGVRGHFDTGFITHKVNLGYAANYRTTKSAYNYSDSVNTNIYNPGVIPFPPTGSGPYSASASQDPQLTSQVRASGLSLSDTLSMMDDKVLVMLGVRRQEVSIRNFDSGVPNSAGSLDAMKVTPIYGVMVKPWEKVSLYANHIEALGPGKAAPSEFNGKPVVNKGQIPGIIHSKQNEIGVKFDNQRYGGTLALFEITRPTGTVDPVTNVYGFYGEQRNRGVELNVFGEPVFGTRLLGSAIWLDPKLTQTQNGTHNGNDAVGVARYQLVFGGEYDIPTVEGLTATGTVVRSGSQYANEANTLKLKPWTRLDLGVRYTMPMKDSTLIWRANVENVTNERYWESVEDAGVYMYQGDPRALKLSVSMDF, from the coding sequence ATGGATAAAATAACCTCCACTTGCGGGCATCAGAACCGGCTTGCCCCGCGTCTTTTGTTCGTCATGATCGGTGTCGCATTAGGGACTTTATCTGCTTCCTCATGGGCGGCCACCGCAACCAATACGGCAGCTGAAAACGTCAAAAAAACCAGCACAATCACTGACACTGCAAACACCGATGAGAGCAAAAAAAATGACACCATCACGGTCGTTGGGACGCAGGATACTTTCCGTGCCGGTGGTAATGATTTAATCCCAACCTATTTGGATGGTCAGGTCGCTAATGGGGGCCGCATCGGTTTCCTTGGGCAGCAAGATGCGCGTAATGTGCCATTCAACGTGATTAGCTATACTTCAAAAATGATTGAAGACCAGCAGGCTAATACTATTGCTGATGTGGTCAGAAACGATGCTTCAGTACAAAATGTGCGCGGTTTCGGCAATCCATCACAAAACTACCGCATTCGCGGCTATAACCTTGATGGCGATGATATCTCATTTGGTGGTCTGTTCGGCGTTTTGCCACGTCAGATTGTTTCTACCAGCATGGTTGAGCGGGTTGAAGTGTTTAAAGGTGCAAATGCCTTTATTAACGGTATTTCCCCGAGCGGCAGTGGTGTCGGCGGCATGATCAACCTCGAACCTAAACGTGCCGGTGATACTCCGTTGACTCGCGTTACGGTAGATTATGGTTCAGCATCACAAGTGGGCGGGGCGCTGGATGTGGGTCGCCGTTACGGTGATGAGGATCAATTCGGTGCTCGAGTTAACGTATTGCATCGTGAAGGTGAAACGGCCATTAAAGATGAGAAGAATCGCCTAACCGCACTTTCCACTGGGCTTGATTACCGTGGTGACCGCGCTCGTACCTCATTGGATATCGGCTACCAGAAGCAAACTATTCATCATATGCGGACTAGCGTTGGTATTGGTAGCGCGACTGAGATTCCAGAACCGCCATCATCTACTCTGAATTATGGTCAGTCGTGGGTGTATACCGATCTGGAAACGACCTTTGGTATGCTGCGCAGTGAATATGATGTTAGTCAGGATTGGACAGTATATGGCTCCATTGGTGCCAGCCGTAATGAAGAAACGGGCCAGTATGGTTCGCCAACCCTGACTAGCGCCAATAATGGTGATGCCACCATTTTTCGTATGTATGTGCCGTATGTGGCCGATTCTATTGCTGGCTTAGGAGGGGTTCGTGGCCACTTTGATACCGGTTTTATTACTCATAAAGTGAACTTGGGTTATGCGGCTAATTACCGTACGACCAAATCGGCCTATAATTACTCAGATTCCGTCAATACAAATATTTATAATCCGGGCGTAATCCCTTTCCCACCAACTGGGAGTGGCCCATATTCTGCTAGCGCTAGCCAAGATCCACAACTGACCAGCCAAGTGCGGGCATCCGGCCTTTCATTGTCTGATACCTTATCAATGATGGATGACAAAGTGTTGGTCATGTTAGGGGTACGCCGTCAGGAAGTGAGCATTCGTAACTTCGACAGTGGGGTGCCGAATAGTGCGGGTTCACTGGATGCAATGAAAGTCACGCCGATTTACGGTGTGATGGTGAAGCCGTGGGAAAAGGTTTCTCTGTATGCCAACCACATTGAAGCATTAGGGCCGGGTAAGGCTGCACCGAGTGAATTTAATGGCAAACCTGTGGTTAACAAAGGCCAAATTCCAGGAATTATTCATTCAAAACAGAATGAAATTGGCGTGAAGTTTGATAACCAGCGCTATGGTGGCACGTTGGCTTTGTTTGAGATAACCCGCCCGACTGGCACGGTTGATCCTGTCACTAACGTCTATGGTTTCTATGGTGAGCAGCGTAACCGCGGTGTTGAGTTGAATGTGTTTGGTGAGCCGGTCTTTGGTACCCGTCTGTTAGGGAGCGCCATTTGGTTGGATCCTAAACTGACGCAAACTCAGAATGGCACCCATAATGGTAATGATGCAGTGGGGGTGGCGCGTTATCAGTTAGTCTTCGGTGGCGAGTATGATATCCCAACAGTTGAAGGCTTGACGGCGACCGGCACTGTAGTACGTTCGGGTTCACAGTATGCCAATGAAGCCAATACCTTGAAGCTGAAACCTTGGACTCGTTTGGATCTGGGCGTGCGTTATACCATGCCAATGAAAGATAGCACTCTGATCTGGCGAGCAAATGTAGAGAACGTCACTAATGAACGTTACTGGGAGTCGGTTGAGGACGCTGGTGTCTATATGTATCAGGGCGACCCACGGGCATTGAAACTATCCGTCTCAATGGACTTCTAA
- a CDS encoding DUF986 family protein gives MSVTDIILIVFITLLLAYAIYDEFIMNIMKGKTRLQIHLKRKNKIDCAIFVGLIAILVYNNVMANGEPLTTYLLVGLALIAFYISYIRWPKLLFKNTGFFYANAFIEYNRIKSMNLSEDGILVIELEQRRLLIQVNQLDDLEKIYNFFLENQS, from the coding sequence ATGTCGGTCACAGATATTATTCTTATTGTTTTTATTACCCTACTGCTTGCTTATGCTATTTATGATGAATTCATCATGAATATAATGAAAGGCAAAACCCGGCTACAAATTCACCTGAAACGTAAAAACAAAATCGACTGCGCAATTTTTGTCGGGCTGATTGCCATTCTTGTTTACAATAACGTGATGGCGAATGGCGAGCCTTTAACCACATACTTATTAGTGGGTTTAGCATTAATCGCATTTTATATCTCTTATATTCGCTGGCCAAAATTGCTGTTTAAAAATACCGGGTTCTTCTACGCCAATGCTTTTATTGAATATAATCGAATAAAAAGTATGAATTTATCTGAAGATGGTATTTTGGTGATTGAGCTAGAGCAGCGTAGATTACTTATCCAGGTTAACCAATTAGATGATTTAGAAAAAATTTATAACTTTTTCCTTGAAAATCAATCATAA
- a CDS encoding L-serine ammonia-lyase — MISVFDMFKIGIGPSSSHTVGPMKAGKEFADLLVTQGLMPSITRVAVDVYGSLSLTGKGHHTDIAIIMGLAGNMPDTVDIDSIPAFIRDVELRQKLMLANGLHEVDFPREGGMVFRSDNLPLHENGMQIHAYAGDEKVLSKTYYSIGGGFIVDEEHFGKAAVNAVSVPYPFNSAEEILANCEQTGMSISGMVMQNELAMHSKEEIESYFTAIWQTMRACIDRGLNTEGVLPGPLRVPRRASALRRLLVSSDKLSSDPMNVIDWVNMFALAVNEENAAGGRVVTAPTNGACGIVPAVLAYYDHFIEPVTPEIFIRYFLSSGAVGILYKMNASISGAEVGCQGEVGVACSMAAAGLAELLGASPVQVCIAAEIGMEHNLGLTCDPVAGQVQVPCIERNAIASVKAINSARMAMRRTSEPRVSLDKVIETMFETGKDMNAKYRETSRGGLAIKVQCN; from the coding sequence GTGATTAGCGTTTTTGATATGTTCAAGATTGGTATCGGCCCCTCCAGTTCTCATACTGTTGGGCCAATGAAAGCCGGCAAAGAGTTTGCTGATTTGCTGGTCACTCAAGGGTTAATGCCGTCGATCACGCGAGTAGCCGTCGATGTTTATGGCTCACTGTCACTGACTGGGAAAGGCCACCATACTGATATCGCCATTATTATGGGGTTAGCGGGCAACATGCCCGATACCGTGGATATCGACAGTATTCCAGCGTTTATTCGGGATGTGGAATTACGTCAAAAACTGATGCTGGCCAATGGGTTGCATGAAGTTGACTTCCCGCGCGAAGGCGGGATGGTATTCCGCAGTGATAATTTACCATTGCATGAGAATGGTATGCAGATCCACGCCTATGCCGGTGATGAAAAGGTGCTTAGCAAGACCTATTATTCAATTGGTGGTGGTTTTATCGTTGATGAAGAGCATTTCGGTAAAGCCGCGGTTAATGCCGTTAGCGTGCCTTATCCATTCAATTCCGCTGAAGAAATCCTGGCTAACTGCGAGCAAACCGGTATGTCGATCTCCGGCATGGTAATGCAGAATGAGCTGGCGATGCACAGCAAAGAAGAGATTGAATCCTACTTTACGGCGATTTGGCAAACCATGCGCGCCTGTATTGATCGTGGCCTGAATACCGAAGGGGTTCTACCAGGCCCGCTGCGGGTGCCGCGTCGCGCCTCAGCATTACGCCGTCTGTTAGTTTCCTCGGATAAACTGTCCAGCGATCCAATGAATGTTATTGACTGGGTCAATATGTTCGCACTGGCGGTTAACGAAGAAAACGCTGCGGGTGGCCGCGTGGTTACTGCGCCGACCAATGGTGCCTGTGGCATCGTGCCAGCAGTCTTGGCCTATTACGACCACTTTATCGAGCCTGTTACCCCTGAAATCTTTATCCGCTATTTCCTGTCATCCGGCGCTGTCGGGATTTTGTACAAGATGAATGCGTCGATTTCTGGTGCTGAAGTGGGCTGCCAGGGTGAAGTGGGCGTTGCCTGTTCAATGGCGGCTGCCGGCTTGGCCGAGCTGCTGGGCGCAAGCCCGGTTCAAGTATGCATCGCCGCTGAAATTGGCATGGAACATAATCTAGGTCTGACCTGTGACCCGGTTGCAGGTCAGGTGCAAGTGCCGTGTATTGAGCGTAATGCGATTGCCTCGGTAAAAGCCATTAACTCTGCACGGATGGCCATGCGCCGCACCAGTGAACCGCGCGTTTCACTGGATAAGGTTATCGAAACCATGTTTGAGACCGGTAAAGATATGAATGCTAAATACCGCGAAACCTCCCGTGGTGGTTTAGCCATTAAAGTGCAATGTAATTAA
- a CDS encoding CoA pyrophosphatase gives MNDPLVNDKFVSQSGQTLSDFISRFQLQRPQPGSFSANGRHAAVLIPIVCRPEPTLLLTRRSDHLRKHAGQVAFPGGKADPQDFSLIDTALREAEEEVAIPTSAVHVLGQLAPLDSSSGYQVTPVVGLVPANIAFQGNEEEVAGLFEIPLREALRLSRYYSLDIHRGGINHRVYLSWYESQFIWGLTAAIIRRLAQQVSI, from the coding sequence ATGAATGACCCGCTTGTGAATGACAAATTTGTCAGCCAATCGGGGCAAACTTTGTCTGACTTTATTAGCCGATTCCAGCTGCAACGGCCTCAACCTGGCAGTTTTTCTGCCAATGGCCGCCATGCTGCGGTATTAATCCCTATTGTTTGCCGACCAGAACCTACATTGCTGCTCACCCGGCGCTCCGATCATTTACGCAAACATGCAGGCCAGGTCGCCTTCCCCGGAGGCAAAGCCGACCCACAAGATTTTTCACTGATTGATACCGCGCTACGAGAAGCAGAAGAGGAAGTGGCGATCCCTACCTCCGCGGTACATGTTTTAGGGCAATTGGCTCCGCTCGACAGTTCCAGCGGTTATCAGGTTACACCGGTCGTCGGTTTGGTTCCCGCCAATATCGCCTTTCAGGGTAATGAAGAAGAAGTCGCCGGGTTATTTGAAATTCCCTTACGTGAAGCTCTCAGATTGTCGCGCTACTATTCACTGGATATTCATCGCGGGGGAATCAATCACCGGGTCTATCTTTCATGGTATGAAAGCCAATTTATCTGGGGGCTGACTGCGGCAATTATTCGCCGTCTGGCACAGCAGGTCAGTATTTGA
- a CDS encoding PTS mannose transporter subunit IID codes for MVDTTIVDKTTTGEKKLTPADIRGVFIRSNLFQGSWNFERMQALGFCFSMVPAIRRLYPENSEERKQAIKRHLEFFNTQPFVAAPILGVTLAMEEQKANGAEIDDAAINGIKVGLMGPLAGVGDPIFWGTVRPVLAALGAGIAMSGSLLGPLLFFVLFNLVRLLTRYYGVAYGYKKGVNIVSDMDGGLLQKLTEGASILGLFVMGALVNKWTHVNIPVVVSKITNQAGETTVTTVQTILDQLMPGLVPLLLTFGCMWLLRRKVNALWIIMGFFAIGIFGYWIGFLAP; via the coding sequence ATGGTTGATACAACGATTGTTGATAAAACAACTACAGGTGAAAAGAAACTCACGCCCGCCGATATCCGCGGTGTGTTTATCCGCTCTAACCTCTTCCAAGGGTCGTGGAACTTCGAACGTATGCAGGCGCTGGGTTTCTGTTTCTCAATGGTACCGGCAATTCGTCGCCTGTATCCGGAGAATTCAGAAGAGCGCAAGCAGGCAATCAAACGCCATTTGGAATTCTTCAACACCCAACCCTTCGTTGCCGCCCCGATTTTGGGTGTCACGCTGGCGATGGAAGAGCAGAAAGCCAATGGTGCTGAGATTGACGACGCGGCAATAAACGGGATCAAAGTTGGTCTGATGGGGCCGTTGGCCGGTGTGGGTGACCCGATATTCTGGGGTACTGTGCGCCCGGTATTGGCAGCTCTTGGTGCCGGTATCGCGATGAGCGGGAGTTTACTTGGCCCATTGCTGTTCTTTGTTCTGTTTAACCTGGTACGCTTGCTGACCCGTTATTACGGTGTTGCTTATGGCTACAAAAAAGGCGTCAATATCGTCAGTGATATGGACGGTGGTCTGCTGCAAAAACTGACGGAAGGGGCGTCTATTCTCGGCCTGTTTGTTATGGGGGCCTTGGTTAACAAATGGACGCACGTCAATATACCGGTGGTGGTGTCCAAGATAACCAACCAAGCGGGTGAGACCACAGTTACCACAGTGCAAACCATTCTGGATCAGTTGATGCCGGGCTTGGTACCTTTACTGTTAACTTTTGGTTGTATGTGGTTGTTACGCCGCAAAGTTAACGCGCTGTGGATTATTATGGGCTTCTTCGCCATCGGTATCTTCGGTTACTGGATTGGCTTCCTGGCACCATAA
- a CDS encoding TerC family protein, producing MEFLMDPSIWAGLLTLVVLEIVLGIDNLVFIAILADKLPPKQRDKARIIGLSLALIMRLGLLSVISWMVTLTTPLFSVGSFSFSGRDLILLVGGLFLLFKATTELHERLEGNQHDDSASRGYASFWAVVAQIVVLDAVFSLDAVITAVGMVNDLAIMMTAVIIAMVVMLLASKKLTQFVNAHPTVVVLCLSFLLMIGLSLIAEGFGFHIPKGYLYAAIGFSILIELFNQIARRNFIKQESRLPRRQRTAEAIIRLMGGRQQEPQHGDAQLALPAEAFAEEERYMISGVLTLASRSLRSVMTPRTEISWVDCNRSQAEIREQLLDTPHSLFPVCRDSLDQIIGVVRAKDLLVAIERGGSICEFAAQTPPIVVPDTMDVINLLGVLRKAKGRLVVVNDEFGVVQGLVTPLDVLEAIAGEFPDEDETPDIIADGDGWLVKGGADLHSLEQALDCQELVSPTADYASLAGMLLSHSGHMPTAGDVVELHNLRFEIIEVSDYRIELVRITKLSNELEE from the coding sequence ATGGAATTTCTAATGGACCCCTCAATCTGGGCAGGGTTATTGACGTTGGTGGTACTGGAAATTGTTCTGGGTATCGATAACCTGGTATTTATTGCCATTCTGGCCGACAAACTACCGCCTAAACAAAGAGATAAAGCTCGAATTATCGGGTTATCTCTGGCATTAATTATGCGTTTGGGGCTGTTGTCGGTTATCTCCTGGATGGTCACGCTGACCACGCCACTGTTTAGTGTCGGCAGCTTTAGCTTCTCCGGGCGAGATCTAATTTTGCTGGTGGGGGGGCTGTTCTTGCTATTTAAAGCCACCACCGAGCTACATGAACGGCTGGAGGGTAACCAGCACGATGACAGTGCAAGCCGCGGATATGCCAGCTTCTGGGCAGTGGTTGCGCAGATTGTGGTGCTGGATGCGGTCTTCTCCCTTGATGCGGTGATTACTGCCGTGGGGATGGTCAACGACTTGGCCATCATGATGACGGCGGTCATTATCGCCATGGTCGTGATGCTGCTGGCATCGAAAAAACTGACGCAGTTTGTTAACGCACACCCGACAGTCGTGGTGCTGTGTCTGAGCTTCTTGTTAATGATTGGCTTGAGCCTGATTGCGGAAGGCTTTGGTTTCCATATTCCGAAAGGCTATCTGTATGCCGCCATCGGATTCTCTATCCTGATTGAGCTGTTTAACCAGATTGCGCGCCGTAACTTCATTAAGCAGGAGTCCCGCTTGCCACGGCGTCAGCGCACGGCGGAAGCTATTATCCGTCTGATGGGCGGTCGTCAGCAAGAGCCGCAACATGGTGATGCGCAGTTGGCATTGCCAGCCGAGGCCTTTGCTGAAGAAGAGCGCTATATGATTAGCGGCGTGCTGACATTGGCCTCCCGATCATTGCGCAGTGTGATGACTCCGCGCACAGAAATCTCTTGGGTAGATTGTAATCGTTCACAAGCTGAAATCCGTGAACAATTATTAGATACGCCACACAGCCTGTTCCCTGTCTGTCGTGACTCATTGGATCAGATAATCGGTGTGGTGCGAGCTAAAGATTTGTTAGTAGCGATTGAACGCGGTGGCTCTATCTGTGAGTTTGCTGCACAGACACCACCAATAGTCGTGCCTGATACCATGGACGTGATTAATTTACTGGGCGTATTGCGCAAAGCAAAAGGGCGCTTAGTGGTAGTCAATGACGAATTTGGTGTGGTGCAAGGGCTGGTTACACCGCTGGACGTGCTGGAAGCTATTGCCGGTGAATTCCCTGATGAAGATGAAACGCCAGATATTATTGCCGATGGTGATGGCTGGTTAGTGAAAGGGGGGGCTGATTTGCACTCTCTGGAGCAGGCGCTGGATTGCCAGGAGTTGGTCAGCCCGACGGCTGATTATGCTTCATTAGCGGGCATGTTGCTGTCTCACTCCGGGCATATGCCAACGGCGGGGGATGTGGTTGAACTGCATAACCTGCGCTTTGAGATTATCGAAGTCTCAGATTACCGCATTGAATTAGTGCGTATTACCAAGCTGAGTAATGAATTGGAAGAGTAA
- a CDS encoding PTS mannose/fructose/sorbose transporter subunit IIC: MEITTLQIVLIFIVACIAGMGSILDEFQFHRPLVACTLVGLVLGDMKTGIIIGGTLEMIALGWMNIGAAVAPDAALASIISTILVIAGGQDIGAGIALAIPLAAAGQVLTIIVRTITVAFQHAADGAAERGSLRAITWIHISALFLQAMRIAIPALIVALSVGTSEVQMLLSSIPDVVTSGLNIAGGMIVVVGYAMVINMMRAGYLMPFFYLGFVTAAFTNFNLVALGVIGVVMALLYIQLSPKYNKSQVVQSGPSNNDLDNELD, translated from the coding sequence ATGGAGATCACAACTCTTCAGATTGTGCTGATTTTCATCGTTGCCTGTATCGCCGGGATGGGTTCCATTCTGGATGAGTTCCAATTTCACCGCCCCCTCGTCGCCTGTACCTTGGTAGGTTTGGTTTTAGGTGATATGAAAACCGGTATTATTATCGGTGGTACCTTAGAAATGATCGCGCTTGGCTGGATGAACATCGGGGCTGCTGTAGCACCTGATGCCGCGCTGGCGTCAATTATTTCGACCATTCTGGTTATTGCTGGTGGTCAAGATATCGGTGCCGGTATTGCACTGGCTATCCCGCTGGCCGCCGCCGGTCAGGTATTAACCATTATCGTGCGTACCATTACCGTGGCTTTCCAGCACGCCGCCGATGGTGCTGCCGAACGTGGCAGCCTACGAGCGATAACTTGGATCCACATTTCTGCCCTGTTCTTGCAGGCGATGCGTATCGCTATCCCTGCCCTGATCGTTGCTCTGTCTGTTGGGACATCCGAAGTTCAGATGCTGCTCAGCTCGATTCCTGATGTGGTTACCAGTGGCTTGAACATCGCCGGTGGTATGATCGTCGTAGTCGGTTACGCCATGGTTATCAACATGATGCGTGCTGGCTACCTGATGCCATTCTTCTATTTAGGTTTCGTGACCGCCGCTTTCACCAACTTCAACCTGGTAGCTCTCGGTGTTATCGGCGTGGTTATGGCACTGCTGTATATCCAGCTCAGCCCGAAATACAACAAATCTCAGGTTGTACAGTCTGGCCCGTCCAATAACGATCTTGATAACGAATTAGACTAG
- the manX gene encoding PTS mannose transporter subunit IIAB — protein MSIAIIIGTHGAAAEQLLKTAEMILGEQSNVAYIDFVPGENAETLIEKYNGKLTGLDTSKGVLFLVDTWGGSPFNAASRIAIDKENYEVVTGVNIPMLAETFMARDDDPSFAELVAVAVETGREGVKALKAPEIKSDKPETRQTAPAPKAKAPTVALGPNDHMKIGLARIDDRLIHGQVATRWTKETNVSRIIVVSDEVAADKMRSTLLKQVAPPGVTAHVVDVEKAIRVYNNPKYAKDRVMLLFTNPTDVVRMVEGGVDIKSVNIGGMAFRQGKTQVNNAVSVDEKDIEAFNKLNARGIELEVRKVSSDSRLKMMDLINKLNK, from the coding sequence GTGAGTATAGCTATTATCATTGGCACACATGGGGCTGCAGCAGAACAACTGCTGAAAACAGCTGAAATGATTTTAGGCGAACAAAGTAATGTCGCTTATATCGATTTCGTCCCAGGTGAGAATGCCGAAACGTTGATTGAGAAATACAACGGTAAATTGACCGGGCTTGATACCAGCAAAGGTGTCTTATTCCTGGTTGATACCTGGGGTGGTAGCCCGTTTAACGCCGCCAGTCGAATTGCTATTGATAAAGAGAATTATGAGGTCGTCACCGGGGTTAACATTCCGATGCTGGCTGAAACCTTTATGGCGCGTGATGATGATCCATCATTTGCTGAACTGGTCGCAGTCGCCGTAGAAACCGGTCGTGAGGGCGTAAAAGCACTAAAAGCGCCTGAAATTAAGAGTGATAAGCCCGAGACGCGACAAACAGCTCCAGCACCCAAAGCCAAGGCCCCGACCGTCGCTTTAGGCCCGAATGATCATATGAAAATCGGGTTGGCGCGTATTGATGACCGCTTAATTCATGGTCAGGTCGCAACGCGCTGGACCAAAGAAACCAACGTAAGCCGCATTATTGTTGTCAGTGACGAAGTCGCTGCTGACAAAATGCGTAGCACCTTGCTTAAACAGGTTGCTCCTCCCGGCGTAACCGCACACGTAGTTGATGTTGAAAAAGCTATTCGCGTTTATAACAACCCGAAATATGCCAAAGACCGGGTCATGCTGTTATTTACCAACCCAACTGATGTCGTGCGTATGGTTGAGGGTGGCGTGGATATTAAGTCAGTCAATATCGGTGGTATGGCCTTCCGTCAGGGTAAAACCCAAGTGAATAACGCCGTCTCCGTTGATGAAAAAGATATTGAAGCTTTTAATAAATTAAATGCTCGCGGTATTGAATTGGAAGTTCGAAAAGTCTCTTCGGATAGCCGGCTCAAAATGATGGATTTAATTAACAAACTTAATAAATAG